One genomic region from Halococcus qingdaonensis encodes:
- a CDS encoding universal stress protein, producing MYDTILVPTDGSTGAHAAAQHALALADAFDSRLQFLSVVNAANEDGIVGLDSIAERRTVLDEEAADALETLEALATETDVSYETAIEHGTVHETILDIADRDADLVAMGTHGRTGLQRVLIGSVTERVGRTSDVPVFTTRREPATDAGYGDVLIPTDGSDAATAAVEHGLAIADRYDGTVHALSVVDLNSLAGSYDVGPGISTVIDTWSDDCERAVATVADTAEERGIDVVTEVVQGTPYRAITDYVDAADIDLVTMGTHGRTGIERYLVGSVTERVVRTSDVPVLTTRDV from the coding sequence ATGTACGACACCATCCTCGTTCCGACCGACGGCAGCACCGGGGCGCACGCGGCCGCACAGCACGCGCTGGCGCTCGCGGACGCCTTCGACAGCCGACTCCAGTTTCTGAGCGTCGTCAACGCCGCGAACGAGGACGGAATCGTCGGTCTCGATTCGATCGCCGAGCGGCGGACGGTGCTCGACGAGGAGGCGGCCGACGCGCTCGAAACGCTCGAAGCGCTCGCGACCGAGACGGACGTTTCCTACGAGACGGCGATCGAACACGGTACGGTCCACGAGACGATCCTCGATATCGCCGATCGTGACGCCGATCTCGTCGCGATGGGCACCCACGGGCGCACGGGTCTCCAGCGCGTGCTCATCGGCAGCGTCACCGAGCGCGTCGGCCGGACGAGCGACGTTCCAGTCTTCACGACGCGACGGGAACCGGCCACCGATGCCGGCTACGGCGACGTGCTGATCCCGACCGACGGCAGCGACGCTGCGACCGCCGCCGTCGAACACGGGTTGGCGATCGCCGATCGCTACGACGGCACCGTCCACGCGCTGTCGGTCGTCGATCTGAACTCGCTGGCGGGCTCCTACGACGTCGGTCCCGGCATCTCGACGGTCATCGACACCTGGTCGGACGACTGCGAGCGCGCCGTCGCGACCGTCGCCGACACGGCCGAGGAGCGCGGGATCGACGTCGTCACCGAAGTCGTCCAGGGTACACCCTACCGGGCCATCACCGACTACGTCGACGCGGCGGATATCGATCTCGTCACGATGGGGACGCATGGCCGAACGGGAATCGAACGCTATCTCGTCGGTAGCGTAACCGAGCGCGTCGTCAGAACCAGCGACGTTCCCGTCCTCACGACGCGAGACGTCTGA
- a CDS encoding DMT family transporter encodes MSTRQLAIAFVTLGTLWGSSFVAIDLGLPYFPPLEFAGLRFLIAGVVILAYAWLTTPRWRPRGRREWTLAGVAGAFLIGGHHSFLYLGQQYLSGAVAAIVVSLGPVLTALFAVAILDAHLSALDGLGFAFGLFGVLLVAQPGIAEESSLPLAERIAALDPGALLAGDMTGIVLVFFAAASFALGGVLTRTIETTLPMRTVQAWAMLIGAALLMLTGGLRGESLAAIRWTPTAGISLLYLGLVSGAGAFLIYFTLLDRLGPAQVNLIGYLEPAAATVLSWLVLGQLIDTLTALGFAAIIAGFVCIQRRSLVNLFVRRSSPASD; translated from the coding sequence ATGAGCACACGGCAACTGGCGATCGCGTTCGTCACGCTCGGCACGCTCTGGGGGAGTTCGTTCGTCGCGATCGACCTCGGACTGCCGTACTTCCCGCCGCTGGAGTTCGCCGGCTTGCGATTCCTCATCGCCGGCGTGGTGATCCTGGCCTACGCGTGGCTGACGACGCCGCGCTGGCGACCACGAGGTCGTCGTGAATGGACGCTCGCGGGCGTCGCGGGGGCCTTTCTCATCGGCGGCCACCACTCGTTTCTCTATCTCGGCCAACAGTATCTCAGCGGTGCCGTCGCCGCCATCGTCGTCAGCCTCGGGCCGGTACTGACGGCGCTGTTCGCCGTCGCCATCCTCGATGCCCATCTCTCGGCGCTCGACGGGCTCGGGTTCGCGTTCGGCCTCTTCGGCGTGTTGCTGGTCGCCCAGCCCGGCATCGCCGAGGAGAGTAGCTTACCGCTCGCCGAGCGGATCGCGGCGCTCGATCCCGGCGCGCTGCTGGCCGGCGACATGACCGGCATCGTGCTGGTCTTCTTCGCGGCGGCCTCGTTCGCGCTCGGCGGCGTGCTGACGCGGACGATCGAGACGACGCTGCCGATGCGCACCGTCCAGGCCTGGGCGATGTTGATCGGAGCGGCGTTGCTCATGCTCACGGGCGGCCTGCGCGGTGAATCGCTCGCCGCCATTCGATGGACGCCGACGGCGGGGATCTCGCTGCTCTATCTCGGCCTCGTCTCGGGTGCCGGAGCCTTTCTCATCTACTTCACGCTGCTCGACCGCCTCGGCCCGGCACAGGTCAACCTCATCGGCTATCTCGAACCCGCGGCCGCGACCGTGCTCTCGTGGCTCGTCCTGGGCCAGCTCATCGACACGCTGACCGCGCTCGGCTTTGCCGCCATCATCGCCGGGTTCGTCTGCATCCAGCGGCGCTCGCTGGTCAACCTCTTCGTCCGGCGGTCGTCGCCCGCTTCCGACTGA
- a CDS encoding methyltransferase domain-containing protein — protein MTAVLLVGEGREYLREPGAKLETDLGVLDVPTDASSGDVLETHLGTEFEVRELRGPDLFNHFERTGAPMLPRDIGLVMGHTGVATGDRVLDAGTGTGVLAAALGRAGASVATYEQDPEFAAVARENMTLAGVEEDTSGGSVDVRTGDVLDELDELDRRFDLLTLDTADAPAVVEHAPDLLVPGGFVAIYSPFVESMRETVETLDSVGMDADTYETIQREMDVDERGTRPSTAGVGHTGYLIFARK, from the coding sequence GTGACGGCCGTTCTGCTCGTCGGCGAGGGCCGCGAGTATCTCCGCGAGCCGGGCGCGAAGTTGGAGACGGATCTCGGCGTGCTCGACGTACCGACGGACGCGAGTAGTGGCGACGTGCTCGAAACGCATCTCGGCACCGAATTCGAAGTCAGAGAGCTCCGCGGTCCGGATCTCTTCAACCATTTCGAGCGCACCGGCGCACCGATGTTACCCCGAGACATCGGTCTGGTGATGGGCCACACCGGCGTCGCGACTGGCGACCGGGTGCTCGACGCCGGCACCGGAACGGGCGTGCTCGCCGCCGCGCTCGGCCGTGCGGGCGCGTCGGTCGCGACGTACGAACAGGACCCCGAGTTCGCCGCCGTCGCCCGCGAGAACATGACTCTCGCCGGGGTCGAGGAGGACACGAGCGGCGGCAGCGTCGACGTCCGCACTGGCGACGTGCTCGACGAACTCGACGAACTCGATCGTCGCTTCGACCTGCTCACGCTCGACACCGCGGACGCGCCGGCGGTCGTCGAACACGCGCCCGATCTGCTCGTTCCGGGGGGATTCGTCGCGATCTACTCGCCGTTCGTCGAGAGCATGCGCGAGACGGTCGAAACGCTCGACTCGGTGGGGATGGACGCCGACACGTACGAGACGATCCAGCGCGAGATGGACGTCGACGAGCGCGGGACGCGCCCCTCGACGGCCGGTGTCGGGCACACCGGCTATCTGATTTTCGCACGGAAATAA
- a CDS encoding nascent polypeptide-associated complex protein: MFGGGGGLNPRKMQQMMKQMGIDIEEIDAEEIVIRTGDEELVFDDAEVQRMDAQGQATYTITGEPETRSADDEEAIPLGEGDDDADTGGTDRIPDSDVEIVAQRTDASPEEAREALDAEDGDLAAAVSRLE; the protein is encoded by the coding sequence ATGTTCGGAGGAGGCGGCGGTCTGAACCCGCGCAAGATGCAACAGATGATGAAACAGATGGGCATCGACATCGAGGAGATCGATGCCGAGGAGATCGTCATCCGCACCGGCGACGAGGAACTCGTCTTCGACGACGCCGAGGTCCAGCGGATGGACGCCCAGGGACAGGCGACCTACACCATCACGGGCGAGCCCGAGACACGCTCGGCCGACGACGAGGAAGCGATCCCGCTCGGCGAGGGCGACGACGATGCCGACACGGGCGGTACGGATCGGATTCCCGATTCGGACGTCGAGATCGTCGCCCAGCGCACGGATGCGAGTCCCGAGGAGGCACGCGAGGCGCTCGACGCCGAGGACGGCGACCTCGCGGCGGCGGTCTCGCGACTGGAGTGA
- a CDS encoding transcriptional regulator has product MRRADADATTRQRIADHLREQPAAASSLATEFSITTATALDHVEHVAQSIDGTDEELLVAPPECRDCGFDGFDDRINRPSRCPECKSEAIEEPRFTVEG; this is encoded by the coding sequence ATGCGCCGAGCGGACGCCGACGCGACGACGCGCCAACGCATCGCCGACCATCTCCGCGAACAGCCGGCCGCCGCGAGCAGCCTCGCGACCGAGTTTTCGATCACGACGGCGACCGCGCTCGATCACGTCGAGCACGTCGCCCAGTCGATCGACGGGACCGACGAGGAGCTGCTGGTCGCCCCGCCGGAGTGTCGTGACTGCGGGTTCGACGGGTTCGACGACCGCATCAACCGCCCCTCACGCTGTCCCGAGTGCAAGAGCGAGGCGATCGAGGAGCCGCGCTTCACTGTCGAGGGGTAG
- a CDS encoding helix-turn-helix transcriptional regulator, with protein sequence MASWEHVAFLAGSENRVRILEALQERPRRQCELVCECGLSRSTVHRALDGLADREWIHNEGGVYQLTVGGRLVLDQYELLEATIERVDEWGSFLQHLGEAATTLPAAALDDAQLVSNAPENPHAAIGHVADAFATSDVDTFRGISPVVSPVLNDGARELATSGAEMEYLIDSSVLDASQSAYPEALAAAHSIDRFTLYLYPGEITFGLAILDERVLVSTYDEHGSLHECLDGADEALVRWANDVYEDHRAVAEPVEAPEAEATPRQ encoded by the coding sequence ATGGCGTCTTGGGAACACGTCGCGTTTCTCGCCGGTTCGGAAAATCGCGTCCGGATCCTGGAAGCGCTCCAGGAACGGCCGCGTCGGCAGTGTGAACTGGTCTGTGAGTGTGGGCTGTCGCGCTCGACGGTCCATCGGGCGCTCGACGGGCTCGCCGACCGCGAGTGGATCCACAACGAGGGCGGTGTCTACCAGCTTACGGTCGGCGGACGGCTCGTGCTCGATCAGTACGAACTGCTCGAAGCGACGATCGAGCGCGTCGACGAGTGGGGATCGTTTCTCCAACATCTCGGCGAGGCGGCCACGACGCTGCCTGCGGCGGCGCTCGACGACGCGCAGCTGGTGTCGAACGCGCCGGAGAACCCCCACGCGGCCATCGGCCACGTCGCCGACGCGTTCGCCACGAGCGACGTCGACACGTTTCGCGGCATCTCCCCGGTCGTCAGCCCCGTGCTCAACGACGGTGCGCGCGAACTCGCCACGTCCGGGGCGGAGATGGAGTATCTCATCGATAGTTCGGTGCTCGATGCGTCGCAGTCGGCCTACCCGGAGGCGCTCGCGGCCGCGCATTCGATCGATCGGTTCACGCTCTATCTCTATCCCGGTGAGATCACGTTCGGGCTCGCGATTCTCGACGAGCGCGTGCTGGTCTCGACCTACGACGAGCACGGCTCGCTCCACGAGTGCCTCGACGGGGCCGACGAGGCGCTCGTGCGGTGGGCGAACGACGTCTACGAGGATCACCGGGCAGTGGCCGAGCCCGTCGAGGCCCCCGAAGCTGAAGCTACCCCTCGACAGTGA
- a CDS encoding NAD-dependent epimerase/dehydratase family protein — protein MSVAILGCGYVGLALGRSLAPDRRVVGVRRSADGRAAIERAGFEAVEADVTSQEELAAVPNVDTVVFAASSGGRGADAAREIYVDGLRTAIETFGAREEPPDRLVYTSSTGVYGDHDGDWVDEGTPIEPTTEKTEVLAEAERIAIAAADEHGIDGTVVRFAGLYGPERYRLDRYLDGPVTEGYLNMVHRADAAGAIRFLLESDVARGETVLAVDDEPVAKWQFADWLADECDVPRPEKRTTAERLADEGLSAPARRRIETSKRCSNDKLRELGYEFSHPTYRSGYRAAIEEYRRG, from the coding sequence ATGAGCGTCGCCATCCTCGGCTGTGGCTACGTCGGCCTTGCACTCGGTCGTAGCCTCGCGCCCGATCGCCGGGTCGTCGGCGTGCGCCGATCGGCCGACGGGCGGGCGGCGATCGAACGCGCCGGTTTCGAGGCCGTCGAGGCCGACGTCACCAGTCAGGAGGAGCTCGCGGCCGTTCCGAACGTCGATACGGTGGTGTTCGCCGCGAGCTCCGGCGGTCGCGGAGCCGACGCCGCCCGCGAGATCTACGTCGACGGGCTCCGGACCGCCATCGAGACCTTCGGCGCACGCGAGGAGCCACCCGATCGGCTCGTCTACACCTCCTCGACGGGCGTCTACGGCGATCACGACGGCGACTGGGTCGACGAGGGGACACCCATCGAGCCGACGACCGAGAAGACCGAGGTGCTCGCCGAGGCCGAGCGGATCGCCATAGCGGCAGCGGACGAACACGGCATCGACGGCACCGTGGTGCGCTTTGCGGGTCTCTACGGTCCGGAACGCTACCGGCTCGATCGCTACCTCGACGGGCCCGTGACGGAGGGGTATCTCAACATGGTCCATCGCGCCGATGCCGCCGGCGCGATCCGATTCCTGCTCGAAAGCGACGTGGCGCGCGGCGAGACGGTGCTCGCCGTCGACGACGAGCCGGTCGCAAAGTGGCAATTCGCCGACTGGCTGGCCGACGAGTGTGACGTGCCCCGCCCGGAGAAACGGACGACCGCCGAGCGCCTCGCCGACGAGGGACTCTCGGCACCGGCGCGGCGACGCATCGAGACGTCGAAACGCTGCTCGAACGACAAGCTTCGGGAACTGGGCTACGAGTTTTCCCATCCGACCTATCGCTCGGGCTACCGGGCAGCGATCGAGGAGTATCGCCGCGGTTGA
- a CDS encoding DUF5791 family protein, with the protein MEPSHRTSIEPTNRVDARCDCEPSVESSRLLIDASDCVGDGRIATTPACRATAIAALDDSITEIEIHDEDCERRHDEGTVGMLLAAARFAALVADRDATLARRAHREPLVAARAALARGGRVGELAAVTGLAEALARGYGVTDELNPLTSGTATGAMFHDVENAGELTPDELRARYDELLRSVVESHGSDTIREETGVEGVGALTNGESPSLTLDEAAAVLALDPEEPDADAIAMEARDHLLMGMTTAVLDVEALESGIDGALDAREIQQKIEGRLAMELDEFALLHGYIEERKP; encoded by the coding sequence GTGGAGCCGTCGCATCGCACGAGCATCGAGCCGACCAACCGGGTGGACGCACGCTGTGACTGTGAACCATCCGTCGAGAGCAGTCGTCTTTTGATCGACGCGAGCGACTGCGTCGGGGATGGCCGGATCGCGACGACGCCAGCCTGTCGGGCGACCGCCATCGCGGCGCTCGACGACTCTATCACCGAAATCGAAATCCACGACGAGGACTGCGAGCGCCGTCACGACGAGGGGACGGTCGGCATGTTGCTCGCCGCGGCTCGCTTCGCCGCCCTCGTCGCCGATCGAGATGCGACGCTGGCGCGGCGAGCACATCGGGAACCGCTCGTGGCGGCCCGCGCGGCGCTCGCTCGCGGTGGACGGGTGGGCGAACTCGCCGCCGTGACCGGTCTGGCCGAGGCGCTCGCTCGGGGATACGGCGTCACGGACGAACTCAATCCACTTACGTCGGGGACGGCTACCGGAGCCATGTTCCACGACGTCGAGAATGCGGGCGAACTCACGCCCGACGAACTGCGCGCGCGGTACGACGAACTCCTCCGTTCGGTCGTCGAGAGCCACGGCAGCGACACGATCCGCGAGGAGACGGGCGTCGAGGGCGTCGGGGCGCTCACGAACGGCGAATCGCCGTCGCTCACACTCGACGAGGCCGCGGCCGTGCTCGCGCTCGATCCCGAGGAACCCGACGCCGACGCCATCGCCATGGAAGCACGCGATCATCTCCTGATGGGGATGACCACCGCAGTTCTCGACGTCGAGGCGCTCGAATCGGGCATCGACGGTGCGCTCGACGCGCGCGAGATCCAGCAGAAGATCGAGGGACGGCTCGCGATGGAGCTCGACGAGTTCGCGCTGCTCCACGGCTACATCGAGGAACGAAAGCCATGA
- a CDS encoding helix-turn-helix transcriptional regulator → MSTTAEVELSEDERAGLELVRSTGGIHQSDFWKELDVDSRTGSRIAERLEEHGLVEREDTVYEGHNTYYIAPAARDLDFSLLMAGNNLSPLVGEEDVEADSDAFSQWIMQLAYE, encoded by the coding sequence ATGAGCACGACGGCCGAGGTGGAGCTCTCGGAGGACGAGCGTGCCGGTCTCGAACTCGTTCGCTCGACGGGCGGTATCCACCAAAGCGATTTCTGGAAGGAGCTCGATGTCGACTCGCGCACAGGCAGTCGCATCGCCGAGCGCCTCGAAGAGCACGGGCTCGTCGAGCGCGAGGACACCGTCTACGAGGGCCACAACACCTACTACATCGCCCCGGCGGCGCGCGATCTCGACTTCTCGCTGCTGATGGCCGGCAACAACCTCTCGCCGCTGGTCGGCGAGGAGGACGTCGAGGCCGACAGCGACGCCTTCTCGCAGTGGATCATGCAGCTGGCCTACGAGTAA
- a CDS encoding NRDE family protein, which translates to MCTLVLAWQVFADRPVAVAANRDEAVDRESNPPGLLSDEPAILAPSDAKAGGTWIGYNEHGLFVAVTNRWTDQELAGERSRGLLVRDALERDSAEAAARHVERAVEADEYEGFNVVVADARAAILLEWDGQLQLRNLDPGVHVVMNTGAIGDVDVPESWPERGERQAENGRQVRAALQPDPGETSEEWLDRAADVLGDHDYGVCVHHEEFGFGTRSSSLITIDEDGDGKYAFADGPPCRTAFEPVERRI; encoded by the coding sequence ATGTGCACCCTCGTGCTCGCGTGGCAGGTCTTCGCCGACCGTCCGGTGGCGGTGGCGGCCAACCGCGACGAGGCCGTCGACCGCGAGTCGAACCCACCAGGATTGCTCTCGGACGAACCCGCAATCCTTGCTCCGAGCGATGCCAAGGCCGGCGGGACGTGGATCGGCTACAACGAGCACGGACTGTTCGTCGCGGTGACGAACCGCTGGACCGATCAGGAGCTGGCGGGCGAGCGCTCGCGCGGACTGCTCGTCAGGGACGCGCTCGAACGCGACTCGGCGGAGGCGGCCGCCCGTCACGTCGAGCGCGCCGTTGAGGCCGACGAGTACGAGGGGTTCAACGTCGTGGTGGCCGATGCGCGGGCGGCGATCTTGCTCGAATGGGACGGCCAGTTGCAGCTCCGAAACCTCGACCCCGGCGTCCACGTCGTGATGAACACCGGCGCGATCGGCGACGTCGACGTGCCCGAGTCGTGGCCCGAGCGCGGCGAGCGCCAGGCCGAAAACGGCCGCCAGGTGCGCGCGGCGCTTCAGCCCGATCCCGGCGAAACGAGCGAGGAGTGGCTCGATCGCGCGGCCGATGTCCTTGGCGATCACGACTACGGGGTCTGCGTCCATCACGAGGAGTTCGGCTTCGGCACGCGCTCGTCGTCGCTCATCACCATCGACGAGGATGGCGATGGCAAGTACGCGTTCGCCGACGGGCCACCCTGTCGAACCGCGTTCGAGCCGGTCGAACGCCGGATTTAA
- a CDS encoding flippase-like domain-containing protein, which yields MSSVAVSVVLPAYDEERTLSATVETTLDTLGSFLPDGSFELLVAEDGCTDDTPEIAARLAREDDRVRHVHSDERLGRGGALTRAFRAARGDTLAYFDTDLATDMGHLEELVTSVRSGEYDVATGSRLLAASDADRPANRDVPSRVYNGLVRLFLRSSVHDHQCGFKAFDRAVLDDLLTDVEDDHWFWDTELLVRAQRAGYRVREFPVDWTPKGDTKVDFVRDVLGMGSGVLRTWWQLAVAPRITRRVTLVAGTLLTLFAVALMPQYIDVSRMIAEIETANPALVVAAALVYVLSWPLRGGRYRDILEELGYTEGLGFLTGAVFISQTGNLVFPARAGDAVRAYVVKTRRRVPYPTGFASLAVERVFDLLTITLLAGVVLIGLAGTGITSLSGLGATVAGGNQSGRVALLVASGVGVAAIVLVGAIVASARSDRNLVRRGMEKVSSDAYADRVAGVIERFVGDVQTVAGDRGAFARIGASSVVIWTLDVITALLVFAAFDVALPLTTLVAVGFFAVSVGNLAKVLPLSPGGLGLYEGAFSLLVVGLTPVATPIALGAAIVDHAVKNIVTVVGGLASMLVLNVSLTTAVEEGSEVEATPTDD from the coding sequence ATGAGTTCGGTCGCCGTGAGCGTCGTCCTTCCGGCCTACGACGAGGAGCGCACGCTCTCAGCGACCGTCGAAACCACGCTCGACACGCTCGGATCGTTCCTCCCCGACGGCTCGTTCGAGCTGCTCGTCGCCGAGGACGGCTGTACCGACGACACGCCCGAAATCGCCGCCCGGCTCGCCCGCGAGGACGACCGCGTGCGCCACGTCCACAGTGACGAGCGGCTCGGCCGCGGCGGCGCGCTCACCCGTGCCTTCCGGGCGGCGCGCGGTGACACGCTCGCGTACTTCGACACCGATCTCGCGACGGACATGGGGCATCTCGAAGAACTCGTCACCTCCGTTCGCTCCGGCGAGTACGACGTCGCCACCGGCTCGCGCCTGCTCGCGGCGAGCGACGCCGACCGGCCGGCGAACCGCGACGTGCCGAGCCGCGTCTACAACGGGCTCGTCCGGCTGTTCCTACGCTCGTCGGTCCACGACCACCAGTGTGGGTTCAAGGCCTTCGACCGCGCGGTGCTCGACGATCTCCTCACCGATGTCGAGGACGACCACTGGTTCTGGGACACCGAGCTACTCGTGCGCGCCCAGCGCGCCGGCTACCGCGTCCGGGAGTTCCCCGTCGACTGGACGCCGAAGGGCGATACGAAGGTCGATTTCGTCCGCGACGTGCTCGGCATGGGCAGCGGGGTGCTGCGAACGTGGTGGCAGCTCGCCGTCGCGCCACGGATCACTCGGCGCGTGACGCTCGTCGCCGGCACGCTGCTCACGCTGTTCGCCGTCGCGCTGATGCCACAGTACATCGACGTCTCACGGATGATCGCCGAGATCGAGACCGCGAACCCGGCGCTCGTCGTCGCCGCGGCGCTCGTCTATGTTCTCTCGTGGCCGCTCCGCGGGGGACGCTACCGCGACATCCTCGAAGAGCTCGGCTACACCGAAGGGCTCGGCTTCCTCACCGGTGCGGTGTTCATCTCCCAGACCGGCAACCTCGTCTTCCCGGCGAGGGCGGGCGACGCGGTCCGGGCCTACGTCGTCAAGACACGCCGACGCGTCCCCTACCCGACGGGCTTCGCCTCGCTGGCTGTCGAACGGGTCTTCGATCTGCTCACGATCACGCTGCTCGCCGGCGTCGTTCTCATTGGACTCGCCGGGACGGGGATCACTAGCCTCTCGGGGCTTGGTGCGACCGTCGCCGGCGGGAATCAAAGCGGGCGCGTCGCCCTCCTCGTCGCCAGCGGCGTCGGGGTGGCCGCTATCGTCCTCGTCGGTGCCATCGTCGCCAGCGCGCGCTCGGATCGCAATCTCGTCCGTCGCGGGATGGAGAAGGTGAGCTCGGACGCCTACGCCGACCGCGTCGCGGGCGTCATCGAGCGGTTCGTCGGCGACGTGCAAACTGTCGCCGGCGATCGCGGTGCGTTCGCCCGTATCGGCGCGAGCAGCGTCGTGATCTGGACGCTCGACGTCATCACTGCCCTGCTCGTGTTCGCCGCCTTCGACGTCGCACTGCCTCTCACGACGCTCGTCGCCGTCGGCTTCTTCGCCGTCAGCGTCGGCAACCTCGCCAAAGTGCTCCCGCTCTCGCCGGGCGGGCTCGGTCTCTACGAGGGTGCGTTCAGCCTGCTCGTCGTCGGACTGACACCGGTCGCCACGCCGATCGCCCTCGGCGCGGCCATCGTCGACCACGCGGTGAAGAACATCGTCACCGTCGTCGGTGGACTCGCCTCGATGCTCGTGCTCAACGTCTCGCTCACGACCGCCGTCGAGGAGGGCAGCGAGGTCGAGGCGACACCGACCGACGACTGA
- a CDS encoding radical SAM protein — MTDPATLDVTLVDGYVDEPAHFGVPPYISTYPRFTAGALVDAGVPEEQITYHTIDELRDERDKWRDVAQADLMIYLGGMTVPGKYVGGTPAEPDEVRELAWVAEGTSLMGGPVRFGVGEENAGGQETERKDLDFEFVAKGDVEAAAHDLVGNGLEGFSNRVRDVGEVTRWARQGAFVVSQHPNHPDYLICELETSRGCAYRCSFCTEPLYGNPSFRPPDSIVNEVAALADRGVKHFRLGRQADLLAYGGDGEAPNPDALRELYGGIRDVAPDLETLHLDNINPITIVRWPEQSREGLRIIAEHNTPGDTAAFGLESADPVVQEQNDLNVTADECFRAVEIVNEEAGWRPESDGTANRLPKLLPGINLLHGLQGEREETFELNKEFLHRVYDAGLSLRRVNIRQVMAFDGTEMSETGTQIADDHKKLFKQYKTEVREEIDNPMLQRVAPAGTLLPDVHLEYHQDGKTFGRQLGTYPLLVAIPGERDLGNVTDVAVTDHGYRSVSGVPAPLDLNRASMDELAALPGLGDQRAGTLVVNRPYGSPAEASDALGVELPGFATARAPEGAD; from the coding sequence ATGACCGATCCAGCCACGCTCGACGTCACCCTGGTCGATGGGTACGTCGACGAACCCGCCCACTTCGGGGTGCCGCCGTACATCTCCACGTATCCACGGTTCACCGCCGGCGCGCTCGTCGATGCGGGCGTTCCCGAAGAGCAGATCACCTACCACACGATCGACGAACTGCGCGACGAGCGGGACAAGTGGCGTGACGTCGCCCAGGCCGATCTGATGATCTATCTCGGTGGGATGACCGTTCCCGGAAAGTACGTCGGCGGCACGCCCGCCGAACCCGACGAGGTCCGCGAGCTCGCGTGGGTCGCCGAGGGCACGAGCCTGATGGGTGGTCCGGTACGGTTCGGCGTCGGGGAGGAGAACGCCGGCGGCCAAGAGACCGAACGCAAGGACCTCGATTTCGAGTTCGTCGCCAAGGGCGACGTCGAGGCCGCCGCCCACGATCTCGTGGGCAATGGGTTGGAGGGGTTCAGCAATCGCGTCCGCGATGTCGGGGAAGTCACGCGCTGGGCACGACAGGGCGCGTTCGTCGTCTCCCAGCACCCGAACCATCCCGACTACCTCATCTGCGAGCTCGAAACGTCCAGGGGCTGTGCCTACCGCTGTTCGTTCTGTACCGAACCCCTGTATGGAAACCCCTCCTTTCGTCCGCCCGATTCGATCGTCAACGAAGTCGCTGCGCTCGCCGACCGCGGCGTCAAACACTTCCGCCTCGGCCGACAGGCCGACCTTCTCGCCTACGGCGGCGACGGTGAAGCACCCAACCCCGACGCGCTCCGGGAGCTCTACGGCGGCATTCGGGATGTCGCGCCCGACCTCGAAACGCTCCACCTCGACAACATCAACCCGATCACCATCGTGCGCTGGCCGGAGCAATCGCGGGAGGGACTGCGGATCATCGCCGAACACAACACGCCCGGCGACACGGCTGCCTTCGGGCTCGAAAGCGCCGACCCCGTCGTCCAGGAACAGAACGATCTGAACGTGACCGCCGACGAGTGCTTCCGCGCCGTCGAGATCGTCAACGAAGAGGCCGGCTGGCGGCCTGAGAGTGATGGAACCGCTAACCGCCTGCCGAAACTGCTGCCCGGTATCAATCTCCTCCACGGGCTGCAGGGCGAGCGCGAGGAGACGTTCGAACTCAATAAGGAATTTCTCCACCGGGTCTACGACGCCGGCCTCTCGCTCCGCCGGGTGAACATCCGGCAGGTGATGGCCTTCGACGGGACCGAGATGAGCGAGACCGGCACGCAGATCGCCGACGATCACAAGAAACTGTTCAAGCAGTACAAAACCGAGGTCCGCGAGGAGATCGACAACCCGATGCTCCAGCGTGTCGCGCCCGCCGGGACGCTCCTGCCGGACGTCCATCTCGAATACCATCAGGACGGCAAGACATTCGGTCGGCAGCTCGGAACCTACCCACTCTTGGTGGCGATTCCTGGCGAGCGTGATCTCGGGAACGTCACCGACGTCGCCGTCACCGACCACGGCTATCGCTCCGTATCGGGCGTGCCGGCACCGCTCGATCTCAACCGTGCCTCGATGGACGAACTCGCGGCGTTGCCCGGGCTCGGCGACCAGCGCGCGGGCACGCTCGTCGTGAACCGGCCGTACGGGTCGCCCGCCGAGGCCAGCGACGCGCTCGGCGTCGAGCTCCCCGGTTTCGCCACTGCCCGCGCGCCGGAAGGGGCCGACTGA